A single window of Labeo rohita strain BAU-BD-2019 chromosome 4, IGBB_LRoh.1.0, whole genome shotgun sequence DNA harbors:
- the dera gene encoding deoxyribose-phosphate aldolase, with the protein MSARNPGMHLDLEWVSKVRVNTQAVLKRAQQIQGRKVAKKQWQAAWQLKAVRCIDLTTLAGDDTPSNVHRLCMKATQPIRHDLLKSMDMHDKGITTAAVCVYPSRVADAVKSLKAANSSLPVASVATGFPAGQTPLKTRLAEVQMAVEDGATEIDIVINRTLALTGQWTALYDEIRQFREACGDAHMKTILAVGELGTFTNVYKASLVSMMAGSDFIKTSTGKESVNATYPVAIVMVRAIRDYYLRTGHKVGFKPAGGIRTAQESVVWLTLMKEELGDEWLNPHLFRIGASSLLADIERQIYHYVTGRYPAYHELPMA; encoded by the exons atgtcCGCTAGAAATCCAGGAATGCATCTTG ATCTGGAATGGGTGTCGAAAGTCCGAGTGAACACTCAGGCTGTTCTTAAACGAGCTCAGCAGATCCAGGGACGCAAAGTGGCTAAAAAACAGTGGCAG GCTGCCTGGCAGCTGAAGGCCGTCAGATGCATTGATTTGACAACCCTCGCTGGTGATGATACACCTTCCAATGTCCATCGGCTCTGTATGAAGGCCACACAGCCGATCCGTCACGATCTGCTGAAGAGCATGGACATGCATGACAAAG GAATCACGACTGCAGCAGTCTGTGTGTACCCATCACGGGTGGCTGATGCTGTGAAGTCTCTTAAAGCAGCTAACTCTAGTCTTCCTGTTGCATCTG TGGCCACTGGTTTCCCTGCCGGACAGACGCCACTGAAGACCCGTCTCGCTGAGGTCCAGATGGCCGTGGAGGATGGTGCTACGGAGATCGATATTGTCATAAACCGGACTTTGGCACTCACTGGCCAGTGGACAG CTCTCTACGATGAGATCCGGCAGTTCAGAGAGGCCTGTGGAGACGCCCATATGAAGACCATCCTGGCAGTGGGAGAGCTGGGAACCTTCACAAATGTCTACAAAGCCAGTCTGGTGTCCATGATGGCAG GATCTGACTTCATCAAAACTTCAACCGGCAAGGAGTCTGTCAACGCCACTTACCCCGTTGCCATAGTAATGGTGCGTGCCATCCGTGACTACTACTTAAGGACAGGCCATAAG GTGGGCTTCAAGCCTGCGGGGGGCATCCGTACGGCGCAGGAGTCTGTGGTGTGGCTGACCCTGATGAAGGAAGAGCTTGGAGACGAGTGGCTAAATCCTCACCTTTTCCGAATAGGAGCGAGTAGCCTGTTAGCTGACATCGAACGGCAG attTACCACTACGTGACGGGACGCTATCCAGCATATCATGAACTTCCTATGGCCTGA
- the helb gene encoding DNA helicase B isoform X1 encodes MAMQSPTAGFKTITGYILPERHAVQSNQEDVSESEDEEEETQPEFLDMKEMDSVSSGGNMFKSSVAAFKEVPFMAGNKTYRVEGRFPLHDPWWEVTCTIRQGRHKNFVKGFPSYKLRTDLRSEGRSLVSLFLTACGAVPDFVQMFMEWLPNSRHVEPVNVLDALQEFEDSSPENKAVAEQLKSSVNRSVAWTHVRVASLYPEIMKYLPTLLPGQFIDIINKGRMENRPETSEQDDPTTQKQNNTNVLAKLEELIKTDPWKLGFNYIMFKELHLVRCEAQMEAFKLCNLFWSIPVLQRNALVLYTELKRHCRATGSTYAELEMLVDKVSRETGHLGGWEAVHFLVEQGVLKQERKCKKVSLRNLFGYEKGIAEYLRGLVEGDPWNIHLDVRKVLREAQLNRLRAKAREKQGMTRSMKFKADAEAQNGIVQEVKVEQMDLAIPQPGTSSMVHHNGETTTCEMTKLTIKEESLPSDSDTSDDFDIDPATIELDEDQVRAAEMMCANPVTVISGKGGCGKTTVVSLVFKAAMEQQTSDREEVLQACEVFQNDSQGSSNGLLPDVQEEKKDSEGSDGDEKPVEVLLTAPTGRAASLLTKRTGFTAYTMHQVLWSFMNTKKDPNGNPEAWKFSKVRVLVVDEGSLVSVQILHSILSMLTKHADLQKFVLLGDVRQLPSIEPGNTLYDLFEGLRKVRWAIEMRTNHRAESELIVKNAGLISEMGKKKYYSPLEFDATIDMMRPSKVPADKRFIFVKTCGDNGRFDLQNAIMFLLNEAPGLEDDKLSQFVAFRRMDCDLINELCCKHYSKHITRISKKKLNFQPNDKVCCTKNGYVTDREKKPEETSFDTPRAVHDSVRSSHDNAGSRSQNEQMKEKKERLCNGEIFFIKHDVTKEDEEKKCKKIRLLTLDDDNGRVVTCSYRELQRKCKLRHAWARTIHTFQGSEAETIVYVLGNSTAQNWQHVYTAVTRGQKRVYVVGRERDLEGAIKRWITPRNTRLCRFVTNVVSRQGAEDSLTQSACSQSQETPVNHGFGPSHSTPVASQTPSCSQNLSRPSCVRHLYKEENGESDQTSNISLQEDVAFSQTYSWSPMDSCSEPSKVQDENASEISNHVENAPLLAAISSSSNECSRGSKRLIPVDTCTTPTKQPKQTTSEESPLASTRLRLLSISSPRPKSSRQLFPDN; translated from the exons ATGGCGATGCAAAGTCCCACCGCTGGATTTAAAACCATAACTGGTTATATTTTACCTGAACGTCACGCTGTACAGTCAAACCAAGAAGACGTTTCAGAAAGTGAAGATGAAGAAGAGGAAACACAGCCTGAGTTTTTGGACATGAAAGAGATGGACTCTGTGTCATCTGGGGGAAACATGTTTAAATCTTCCGTGGCGGCGTTCAAAGAAG tgccgTTCATGGCTGGTAATAAGACATACCGGGTCGAGGGCCGTTTTCCCCTCCATGATCCCTGGTGGGAGGTAACCTGTACAATTCGCCAAGGCCGGCACAAAAATTTTGTCAAAGGCTTCCCCTCCTACAAGCTCCGgactgatctgagatcagaGGGCCGGTCACTCGTGTCTCTTTTTCTTACAGCATGTGGGGCGGTACCTGActttgttcaaatgtttatgGAGTGGTTGCCTAACAGCAGACACGTAGAGCCTGTCAATGTGCTGGACGCTCTGCAGGAATTTGAAGATTCATCACCTGAGAATAAAGCTGTGGCTGAACAGCTCAAGTCAAGTGTCAATCGCTCAG TTGCTTGGACGCATGTGAGAGTTGCCAGCTTGTACCCTGAAATCATGAAATACTTACCAACATTGCTGCCAGGCCAGTTTATTGACATAATAAACAAAGGAAGGATGGAAAACAGGCCAGAAACTTCAGAACAAGATGATCCTACTACACAAAAGCAGAACAATACAAATGTATTGGCCAAACTTGAGGAGCTCATTAAGACTGATCCATGGAAGTTGGGTTTCAACTAT ATCATGTTTAAAGAATTACATCTGGTCCGGTGTGAAGCACAAATGGAGGCCTTCAAGCTTTGCAATTTATTTTGGAGTATCCCAGTGCTGCAGCGTAATGCCTTGGTGTTGTATACAGAGCTGAAAAGACACTGCAGAGCTACTGGTAGCACATACGCCGAACTTGAGATGCTGGTGGATAAGGTATCACGTGAGACGGGACATCTGGGTGGATGGGAAGCTGTGCATTTTCTTGTGGAGCAGGGGGTGCTGAAACAGGAAAGAAAGTGTAAGAAGGTGTCACTTCGGAACCTCTTTGGCTATGAGAAAGGCATTGCTGAATACTTGAGAGGCCTAGTTGAGGGAGACCCCTGGAATATCCACTTGGATGTGAGAAAGGTTCTTCGTGAAGCTCAACTGAATAGACTAAGGGCGAAAGCCCGTGAAAAACAAGGTATGACTCGTTCGATGAAATTCAAGGCTGATGCAGAAGCACAAAATGGCATTGTTCAGGAGGTTAAGGTTGAGCAGATGGATCTTGCTATTCCCCAGCCTGGTACTTCAAGCATGGTCCACCACAATGGAGAAACGACAACGTGTGAAATGACAAAGCTCACTATTAAGGAGGAAAGTCTCCCTTCAGATTCAGACACCTCAGATGACTTCGATATTGATCCCGCAACTATAGAGTTAGATGAAGATCAAGTGCGAGCAGCAGAAATGATGTGTGCCAACCCGGTGACGGTGATCAGTGGCAAGGGGGGTTGTGGGAAAACGACAGTGGTCAGCCTGGTGTTTAAGGCGGCCATGGAGCAACAGACAAGTGACAGGGAAGAGGTGCTGCAGGCCTGTGAAGTCTTTCAGAATGACTCCCAGGGGTCCAGTAATGGGCTGCTGCCAGACGTTCAAGAGGAGAAAAAAGATAGTGAAGGGAGTGACGGTGATGAAAAGCCTGTTGAAGTTCTCCTCACTGCTCCTACAGGGAGAGCTGCTTCACTTCTTACCAAGAGAACTGGTTTCACTGCTTATACTATGCACCAG gTTTTATGGAGTTtcatgaacacaaaaaaagatccAAATGGAAATCCTGAGGCATGGAAGTTTTCGAAGGTGCGGGTGCTGGTAGTTGACGAGGGAAGCCTGGTGTCTGTTCAGATCCTTCACTCCATTCTCAGCATGCTCACCAAACACGCAGACCTCCAGAAGTTCGTCCTTCTGG GAGATGTGAGGCAGTTGCCCAGCATTGAGCCTGGAAATACACTGTACGACCTGTTCGAAGGTCTCAGGAAGGTCCGTTGGGCTATTGAGATGCGGACCAACCATCGTGCCGAATCTGAGCTCATTGTCAAAAACGCTGGACT CATCTCAGagatgggtaaaaaaaaatattacagtccTCTGGAGTTTGATGCCACCATAGACATGATGAGACCTTCCAAAGTGCCAGCTGACaaaaggtttatttttgtgaaaacctgtgGTGACAACGGTAGATTTG ACCTCCAGAACGCCATTATGTTCTTGCTTAATGAAGCTCCTGGACTGGAGGATGATAAATTGTCACAATTTGTGGCTTTCAGGAG GATGGACTGCGACTTGATCAATGAGCTTTGTTGCAAACATTACTCTAAACATATCACCag GATTTCCAAAAAGAAATTGAACTTTCAACCAAACGATAAAGTTTGCTGCACTAAGAACGGCTACGTCACAGACCGTGAAAAGAAGccggaagagacttcttttgaTACTCCCAGAGCTGTACACGATAGTGTTAGATCTTCCCATGATAATGCCGGAAGCCGGAGCCAAAATGAACAgatgaaagagaagaaagagCGACTGTGCAATGGGGAAATTTTCTTCATTAAACAT GATGTGACTAAGGAGGACGaggagaaaaaatgtaaaaagatacGCCTCTTGACACTAGATGATGACAATGGGCGTGTGGTGACTTGTAGCTACAGAGAACTACAGAGAAAGTGTAAATTGCGCCATGCTTGGGCGAGAACCATTCACACCTTTCAG GGCTCAGAGGCTGAAACAATTGTGTACGTTCTTGGAAACAGCACTGCTCAAAATTGGCAGCACGTATATACCGCAGTGACACGTGGTCAGAAGCGCGTGTATGTGGTGGGTAGAGAGCGTGATCTAGAAGGAGCCATCAAGAGATGGATCACCCCTCGTAACACACGGTTGTGCCGCTTCGTCACAAACGTAGTTTCCCGACAAGGTGCTGAAGACTCTTTGACACAGTCTGCCTGCAGTCAGAGTCAAGAAACTCCTGTGAATCATGGTTTCGGGCCTTCACATTCTACGCCAGTGGCTTCGCAGACTCCCAGTTGCTCACAAAATCTCTCTAGACCTTCATGCGTACGACACCTCTACAAGGAGGAAAATGGAGAAAGCGATCAAACGTCTAATATCTCATTGCAAGAAGATGTGGCATTCAGTCAAACCTACTCTTGGTCGCCTATGGACAGTTGTTCTGAGCCAAGCAAAGTGCAGGATGAAAATGCATCCGAAATTTCCAATCATGTTGAAAATGCACCGTTGTTAGCAGCGATCAGCTCTTCCTCGAATGAATGCAGTAGAGGCTCTAAACGGCTAATTCCTGTAGACACCTGCACTACGCCCACTAAACAACCAAAG CAAACCACTTCTGAAGAGTCTCCGCTGGCCAGCACAAGGCTGAGGCTTCTGTCTATTTCGAGTCCCAGACCCAAATCCAGCAGGCAGCTCTTCCCAGATAACTGA